The following proteins are co-located in the Parafannyhessea umbonata genome:
- a CDS encoding L-fucose/L-arabinose isomerase family protein — MGDGYKQIKIGMAPTRRSIFSAPDAIKYANLTRAKLDELGVNYVDITDINEEGLLYDDEDRKKIAAKFKAEKIDGLFLPHGNFGTEYECARLAKELDVPVLLWGPRDEAPLENGIRLRDTQCGLFATGKVLRRFDVPFTYMTNCRLDDPEFKRGLFDFLAVCNVVKKFRNMRILQIGPRPFDFWSTMCNEGELLEKFNIQLAPIPLPELTDAMKDAEKNEPDVVDSVVAYCHENMTCDISEELLRNVASLKVAMRNLATKYGASAIVIQCWNALQGQIGIMPCAANALLNEEGLPVVCETDVHGAISQVLAEAATLGDTRAMFADWTVRHPTNDNGELLQHCGPWPISVAREKPTICVPVAFDHNGAVSAEAKPGKLTIMRVDGDHGEYSMLLGHAKGCDGPFTKGTYLWIEVNNLKRLEAKVVEGPYIHHCVAIHADIVPILYEACKYIGIKPDLYDPIEDKVKAYLHGEDVTFDEV, encoded by the coding sequence ATGGGAGACGGCTACAAGCAGATCAAGATCGGCATGGCCCCAACGAGGCGGAGCATCTTCAGCGCACCCGACGCTATCAAGTACGCAAACCTCACGCGCGCCAAGCTCGACGAGCTGGGCGTCAACTACGTCGATATCACGGACATCAACGAGGAGGGCCTCCTCTACGACGACGAGGACCGCAAGAAGATAGCCGCCAAGTTCAAGGCCGAGAAGATCGACGGCCTCTTCCTCCCGCACGGCAACTTCGGAACGGAGTACGAGTGCGCCCGCCTTGCAAAGGAGCTCGACGTCCCCGTGCTCCTCTGGGGTCCGCGCGACGAGGCGCCCCTCGAGAACGGCATTCGCCTGCGCGACACCCAATGCGGGCTCTTCGCAACTGGCAAGGTCCTGCGCAGGTTTGACGTCCCGTTCACGTACATGACGAACTGCCGCCTCGACGACCCAGAGTTCAAGCGCGGTCTCTTCGACTTCCTCGCCGTCTGCAACGTGGTGAAGAAGTTCCGCAACATGCGCATCCTCCAGATCGGGCCCCGTCCCTTCGACTTCTGGTCAACCATGTGCAACGAGGGCGAGCTTCTCGAGAAGTTCAACATCCAGCTCGCACCCATCCCGCTTCCCGAGCTGACCGATGCGATGAAGGATGCCGAGAAGAACGAGCCCGACGTGGTCGACAGCGTCGTTGCATACTGCCACGAGAACATGACGTGTGACATCTCGGAGGAGCTGCTGCGCAACGTCGCGTCGCTCAAGGTGGCAATGCGCAACCTGGCGACGAAGTACGGTGCCTCCGCAATCGTCATCCAGTGCTGGAACGCCCTGCAGGGCCAGATTGGCATCATGCCCTGCGCGGCGAACGCTCTTCTCAACGAGGAGGGCCTGCCTGTGGTCTGCGAGACCGACGTGCACGGCGCCATCTCCCAGGTCCTCGCTGAGGCGGCAACGCTCGGGGACACGCGCGCGATGTTCGCAGACTGGACGGTGCGCCACCCCACCAACGACAACGGCGAGCTGCTCCAGCACTGCGGTCCGTGGCCGATCTCGGTCGCGAGGGAGAAGCCCACGATCTGCGTGCCCGTAGCCTTCGACCACAACGGCGCCGTCTCTGCGGAGGCGAAGCCGGGCAAGCTCACGATCATGCGCGTCGATGGCGACCACGGTGAGTACTCGATGCTGCTCGGCCACGCCAAGGGATGCGACGGCCCGTTCACCAAGGGCACCTACCTCTGGATCGAGGTCAACAACCTCAAGCGCCTGGAGGCGAAGGTGGTCGAGGGTCCCTACATCCACCACTGCGTCGCCATCCATGCGGACATCGTGCCTATCCTCTACGAGGCCTGCAAGTACATCGGGATCAAGCCCGACCTCTACGACCCGATCGAGGACAAGGTCAAGGCGTACCTCCATGGAGAGGACGTCACGTTCGACGAGGTCTAG
- a CDS encoding transketolase, whose translation MNYKSLAYDLRKDTLDIIMSGGGGHIGGDMSEMEILVALYLAGQMNVSPENADDPNRDRFVLSKGHAVEAYYAVLAKAGFLDIDEVKEKFSKFGSQYIGHPNNHLPGIEMNSGSLGHGLPVSVGMALAGKMDGRDYRVYTLLGDGEFAEGSNWEALESGAMYGLDNLCAIIDRNHLQISGDTEDVMAHEKLAAKVAAFNWNVIDIEDANDLDQVMAALEEAKQCKGKPSFIIANTVKGCGSPVMENKASWHHHVPTPEEYDQIVKDLESRKEALQDA comes from the coding sequence ATGAACTACAAGTCTCTTGCATACGATCTGCGCAAGGACACGCTCGACATCATCATGTCCGGTGGCGGCGGACACATCGGCGGGGACATGAGCGAGATGGAGATCCTCGTCGCCCTCTATCTTGCGGGGCAGATGAACGTCTCCCCGGAAAACGCCGACGATCCCAACCGCGACCGCTTCGTACTTTCGAAGGGCCACGCCGTCGAGGCCTACTACGCGGTCCTCGCCAAGGCCGGCTTCCTCGACATCGACGAGGTCAAGGAGAAGTTCTCGAAGTTCGGGTCTCAGTACATCGGACATCCGAACAACCATCTGCCCGGCATCGAGATGAACTCCGGCTCGCTCGGGCACGGCCTTCCCGTCAGCGTCGGGATGGCACTCGCCGGCAAGATGGACGGCCGCGACTATCGCGTGTACACCCTGCTTGGCGACGGCGAGTTCGCGGAGGGCTCCAACTGGGAGGCGCTCGAGTCCGGCGCCATGTACGGTCTCGACAACCTGTGCGCGATCATCGACCGAAACCACCTTCAGATCTCGGGCGACACCGAGGATGTCATGGCGCACGAGAAGCTCGCCGCGAAGGTCGCCGCATTCAACTGGAACGTGATCGACATCGAGGATGCGAACGACCTCGACCAAGTGATGGCAGCGCTCGAAGAGGCGAAGCAGTGCAAGGGAAAGCCCTCGTTCATCATCGCGAACACCGTCAAGGGCTGCGGGTCTCCCGTCATGGAGAACAAGGCGTCGTGGCACCACCACGTGCCCACCCCCGAAGAGTACGACCAGATCGTCAAGGACCTCGAGTCCAGGAAGGAGGCGCTCCAGGATGCCTAA
- a CDS encoding transketolase family protein, with amino-acid sequence MPNKIANRKVICDVLMEHAKTDKDIVVLCSDSRGSASLTPFFNEYPEQSVEVGIAEQDLVGISAGLAACGKKPFAASPASFLSTRSYEQCKIDCAYSDTNVKLIGISGGVSYGALGMSHHSAQDIAAMSAIPNMRVYLPSDRFQTRKLFEALLQDQKCAYIRVGRNAVEDVYTEEDCPFQMDKATLVRDGEDVLLVACGEMVRPAVDAAGILEKSGVSASVLDMYCVKPLDREAIVRQASKAKAVISIEEHSPFGGLGSMVAQVVGQECPKTCVTMALPDSPVITGTSKEVFDYYGLNGEGIAKRAIEALGK; translated from the coding sequence ATGCCTAACAAGATCGCCAACAGGAAGGTCATCTGCGACGTGCTCATGGAGCACGCGAAGACCGACAAGGACATCGTCGTCCTCTGCAGCGACTCTCGCGGGTCCGCTTCCCTCACACCGTTCTTCAACGAGTACCCGGAGCAGTCCGTCGAGGTCGGCATCGCCGAGCAGGATCTCGTCGGCATCTCCGCCGGTCTTGCGGCCTGCGGCAAGAAGCCGTTCGCGGCCTCGCCGGCATCGTTCCTCTCGACGCGCTCCTACGAGCAGTGCAAGATTGACTGCGCATATTCCGACACGAACGTGAAGCTCATCGGCATCTCCGGCGGCGTCTCGTACGGCGCCCTCGGCATGAGCCACCACAGTGCGCAGGACATCGCCGCGATGAGCGCGATTCCCAACATGAGGGTGTACCTGCCGAGCGACCGCTTCCAGACCAGGAAGCTGTTCGAGGCGCTGCTCCAAGACCAGAAGTGCGCCTACATCCGCGTCGGTCGCAACGCCGTGGAGGACGTGTATACGGAGGAAGACTGCCCGTTCCAGATGGACAAGGCGACGCTGGTGCGCGACGGCGAGGACGTTCTGCTCGTCGCGTGCGGAGAGATGGTCAGGCCCGCCGTCGACGCGGCAGGGATTCTCGAGAAGAGCGGCGTCTCCGCCTCCGTGCTCGACATGTACTGCGTCAAGCCCCTGGACCGCGAGGCCATCGTGCGCCAGGCGAGCAAGGCGAAGGCCGTCATCTCCATCGAGGAGCACTCGCCGTTCGGCGGACTCGGATCGATGGTCGCGCAGGTCGTGGGGCAGGAGTGTCCGAAGACGTGCGTCACGATGGCGCTCCCGGATTCACCGGTCATCACCGGCACCTCGAAGGAGGTCTTCGACTACTACGGCCTCAACGGCGAGGGAATCGCGAAGCGTGCCATCGAGGCACTCGGCAAGTAA